The window AAAAATCGGTTCCAAGCTTTGTAAGGAAGTAGTAACAAAAATGATGCTGTTTGTGATCATGTATAATATTCACTTTAAAGTATATGgtattgaaaacatttttgctgaaCTGTTGCAtctaaaaagacaaatattaaaaaataatacattttaagtgTTCTTGGCCTAtctcttttttattgttttaggAACAAATTCTCTTATAAGCGGAGGATGGGATGCATCTTCCTGGGGCTTAAGTTCAAATACCGAACCACAGAATCAGCCAATATCGCCAACAGCAATCACTAAGCCCGTGAGGAGGACGGTAGTAGATGAATCTGAAAACTTCTTCAGTGCCTTTCTCTCTCCGACGGATGTTCAGAGTATACAGAAAAGTCCAGTGGTATCCAAACCACCAGCCAAATCACAACGACCCAAAGAGGAGGTGAAAAGCACTTTAAAGGAGTCTCAACACCCTAGTCAGCTGGAAGCACCAGTGACAACAGAGGCAGAAGTGAAGGATTCCTCTGTAGCTGGCCTAGTGGACTTGAAAAACCTTGATATTCCTGAGGAGAAATTAGAAGAGAATTCTGTGCTTAAATCTAATACCAAGCCTGAAGAAAGCACAAATGAAGTTACTGACAAAAAGGTGTCTGATCTAAATTTGGAAGTACCTGAAGATGCTCTTAATGAAAAATCCAGTGTAGGAGGGGATGGAACGGGAGGTGCATCGGGTAGCACTTCGCAGCCTCTTAATGCAGGTACAAAAGACATGGGTTTGGAAACTAAGGAGCGAAAGACTGAGGACAGGCAAAGCAATACACCATCACCTCCAATTAGCACTTTCTCCTCGGGGACATCCACAACTAGTGATATTGAAGTTCTGGACCATGAGAGTGTAATAAGTGAGAGCTCAGTAAGTTCAAGACAAGAAGCTGCAGATTCAAAATCCAGTCTTCATCTAATGCAAACGTCATTTCAGCTTTTATCTACATCTGCCTGTGCAGATTATAATCGTTTAGATGACTTTCAAAAAATGACCgagagctgctgctcctctgatgcttttgaaagaaTTGATTCATTTAGCGTACAGTCTTTAGATAGTAGAAGTGTAAGCGAAATAAATTCAGATGATGAGTTATCAGGCAGGGCTTCTGCTTCAGCATCTGTCGCTGTCAGTCCTTCTGCGCCAAAGACAGAAACAGTTGATgccctgaaaaataaatctgaaaacttGAATGACACTCCTGTTTTACATGCTGAGGAAGCTGAGATGGAAGAGAGTGGGAGAAGCGCGACCCCTGTTAATTCTGAGCAGCCAGATGTTTTGGTTGCTACTGTGCAAACTGTTGAAGAACAGATTGTGAAAGAGGAGACTGAGCCGCGCCAGGATGCTGTTGAAAAATTGTTAGAAGAGGACACTGAAAAGCAAGAGCTTAAAAAGGtaactgtaaaacattttttgcaaacACACCCTTTAATTACAAATGAAACTCCTGTAATCTCCTTATATAGGTATTAGCTTCACCTTATTTGAATGAATTAATTGATGCTGAACTGCCTTACCTTGTAGAAAACTGTCAGTGTTCTGCAGTGGAAGAATACTGGTGCAATTTCTGGTCAAATAGTTTTGGGTTTCACCTAATCCACCTAGTTGTTGTTATTGTGAATTGTGAGTAGTGCTAGCAAACGGGAAGCCTTGATAAGtgaaatgtgttattttaattctttggtgtaattttttttttctgtgaaaggtgGGATAGATTCCTTGAGGTACTTTGATTTGAATTATGGAACCACAAGCCTTTAGTATTTCAGCAATAATCAAGAGAatattttgcaagtgtttttttccacagactCACAAACTGTCAAAATTTGTTTACATTCCAGGAGTGTTATTCATGTTCTTTGAGGATAGTAGTAGTTAGTGTAAATAAGTCCTTTTTACTAGATAAATTAATGTCTGGTTTTAGCAGAAATaatctttacttttaaaaagaacgTTTTTTAATGAGGAAGATAAGCCTAGTTATGGATAGTGaatagatgaaaataaatttggatGGCTAGTTTAAATAGATGAAATGACTAGAAATGTGGTGAAGTAGGATACTCAAGTGTATGGAAGGCTAAACTGGAGCTTTGAAGCAGTGTTTTGTCCAGTTCTACCAGTGTATTGTGTGTGCTATGTTTTTTCCGTTTCCTTTGTCACCTTCCTGTCCCTCtattctggtttttaatttctgtcttgtttttaatttctgagcTCCTTCGAgcttctgttttgctctgtttctttgcattttgctttgctcatAGTCTGTGTGTCTAATATGTAACATAGATGGGCCCTACCCATGGCCTTGCCCTGTAGGCATGTTTACAATACTGATGCTGTTTCTGATAGTAATAAGGGAAAAGCTGTTGCTTATGGGTGTTCATAAAACTCCAATGTAATCTATGTTTTAAGGAAAGCATTTGTTTGTGTAAATTGTACAGAATGTCAGTGTAAATTCTTTAGGGAACTCCATAGCCATGTACTGTTATCCATAAGTTTTCCTAACTTAAATGTTTATACATTATGGAAAATAGTGATAATGAACCACAGcaatttttgcctttcattGGCCATATTGAGCTACATTTATAGAATCTGTTGcatttgtttatatttgtatgtatgtttgtgttttttctctatATTTAGCTTTCCAAAATCTGAtactaagaaattattttgatgatGTGAGCTAAGAGCTCTTGATCCTGCCTGGAAGTTTGCTTCCCTCATCTGatgctgttttgctgttttgtgcTAATGTTTCACAGAAGAGACCTTCCAATGTAAAttactctgtgattctgtaatgaGTGGTATAAGGAGCACTGGGAGTGTTAATGGTTAATGTTAGCTATAATTTTATAGGCTGTCAGCTCTGtttaaaaacttcatttatAACTAAGTATAACTGTTGATGATTTTGTTGAGGAACTTAGCTGAGCCACGTGTGGTTACTTGGTAGGATTTCTACACCCGTAGAAAACAGGTGTCTTGTGTTTAGATATTGCTTAGTTCTAAATTAATGTGGCAGAAACATGGTAATCTTCACTGACTTCTACCTCAAATTCCTAAAAACGTTGACAAGTTCAGCTTTAAATAGTGTTGGGAGGGAatggtggggggaaaggggaagccTGCCCCTCTTGTGTTTTAATTGTCCCATTCATCTGATCTTTATCTGTAAAAACATTGTCCAGATGATTGATTCATTAACTGAGAAActggagaagagggaaataCAGTTATTAAGTACTAGTAAAGAAAAGGCACGCCTGGAAGAAGCTTATGATAACCTAAAAGAGTAAGTATGAAAATATACATAGTAGTGGGTGTAAATATAACTTTAATGTAATACAATCAGTAGCCAATATCATAAAACAAGTAGCTTGGTCGCAACAAAGGTTGCGAGGGATGTGCACTGTTTGGGATAGGTGGAAATAACGATTGCATGTGCTGtgatggtatttttttaaagacacgTTATTTCTTGGGGCCAAAATCTCTTTTGGGAAGAGGCTGGTGAAAGATTTTTCAGTAAGCAGTAGGAGTGACAAACAGACGTGTAGAGTCAGACTTGGTTTATTAATAAAGATCTTTGTTATAAGACTGGATTCAGCTATTAAGGGAGACTGACTCTTCTTATACAGATGGATGAACCTGATTTACTAAGTAATTTTCTGGCTAAAATGTAGGCAGTGAAAGTGTGGTAGAAGGGCTGGTTGTAGGGAAAAACCtgaattcattatttcagttaaaattaaaagaaaaagaaaagttggaTTTACCAGTTTACTGATCAAATATCAAGTTTAAAAATTTACAGATAATATATAAAGGTATTATTTAATGACTAAATTGACcttaacttaaaaatacatttaatcaTTTGCCCTGTATAAGATACAGACTATGGTTTCATTGTTTTCACGGGTAAATTATTGAATTAATAAAGATCTTTGATTAGTACTTCTAACATGAATGATTAATACTTctaacaaacccaaaacacattttaaaagcatttgagaCAACCTGTTGCAAACTGCTTGGAATGTCACATAACCGTGCAACTGttctgaaatgttaattttaaatgtagtgAAATGATTAGAATGAAAGAAGAGAGCAGTAGCCTTTCATCTCTTAAAGAGGAGTTTGCTCAGCGAATTGCAGATGCTGAAAAGAAGCTCCAGCTAGCCTGCAAAGAAAGAGATGCAGCTAAAAAGGTAATTTGGCCttttattgaaattaatttttattaattaaatttcttcagGTAAATTCATAAAATTTAAGCTAGGGAAAAGCATGAGACCGCCAGGTGCTATCTCACGGTATTAGTAACTAGTATAAGCTGATTTCTAGCCTTGCAGGCTGCTTGTTATTTCCTTGTGTTGACACATGCATTCTTGCAGCCGTGTTGTGAACCAGGTTAGGGAACTCATTTAAGTTAAAGTTAGTctggtttgggaaaaaaaaggtttaacgTCTGCTCTCATTTACCTTGGACCCATATATGCATTTGCATTGGTGTGAGGGAGAAGAATGGCCTGGGGAAGTGGTGAAGAATGGGAATGGCTTCTTTAGAGGATTAACTGGTAGGAAAATTAAGGACTGATGACGGATTGGTTTGGAATGAGCAAAGAAGTCTGCAGCAACCGTTTGTGGAGTTTAAACGTTCTTGACCTGGTATCACAGCATTACATTTCTCTAGCTTATTGCTAGTCTGCAAAAAGCAAACTCAAAtctgtaactggaaaaaaaaaatttttcacagtttttttGTGACTGTATGTGTCACTGTGTGGGCACAGTAGTAagttgaaacagaaaaattacctGATGGCTGTGTGTAAATATAACAGTTTGTTTTTACGATATTGCAAAAGTTTAAAGTATAGAAAGTGAAATGGAAGGAGGAGTTGGAACAAATTGTACAGAGAATTTATGGAGTCTCAGTCCTTGGGGGTTTTTAAAACTTGATGGAATAAGGCTCGGAGCAATCTGATTTGATGAGATTATCTCCAGAGTTCCCTTCCAAGCtaaattgttttcaaatgaaagccTTTTGAGAGgaagtggagaagaaaaaggtgatCAGTGTAACTTACTGTGCgttttttccctaaatatattttaataaatggtCCTAAGTTTTTTATCCTATTATTTAGGAAGTAAAGACTGTTAAAGAAGAATTGGCTACTAGACTTAATACCAATGAAACTGCCgaattactgaaagaaaaagaagagcaaatcAAAGGATTAATGGAGGAAGGTgagaattaaaattttttttaatagtaaaaattTGTATAATAATTTGAAACGTACTGCGTTCACATATGACCTTTCTTTATGtgggaaaaaatacaacatttgaAGCATGTTAGATGTTTCTGAACAGTTGAACTATTTAGTTAATAGCAAAGAGCAACAGGAGGGGTCAGTCAAATATACAGATGGCTAGAGGGGTACTTTCTGCAGTATGCGTGAAAAGGTGCTGTGAAATAAAACCAGCGTGCAGTACAATGCTCCATGTTCCATTCAGCAGAAATCTAATTAGGGCATTGTTCAACGCACTTCTACAGTGTCTCCCTtactactttttaattttggaatatAGTTACTAAATGAACAGgccattttggctttttttttctcatatgaTGAGCTCATTTGCTTTACTTTCAAAGCCTTTTACTGTCTATCCTATCTCACTATAGCTTAGTGTAGCAAGGTCATCTCAGGATAAGGTagatttaaaatgtaagaaattgcatgaaaaaaatgtaagagtAAGTGTTTCTATACatatttgattattattttcacaGGACTGGACTGAAGAGCAGGGGGAGGTGTGAATAGAGCAAGTTCATAGAATAACAGCAATATGCAATACCtttatgttcattttcttcacaggagaaaaGCTTTCCAAACAGCAGCTGCACAATTCCAACATTATTAAGAAATTAAGAgccaaagagaaagagagagaaaatactaacacaaaacagaacaaaaagattaAGGAATTGGAAGAGGAGTTGCAGCATTTAAAACAGGTGAAAtatttggggttgttttttttttttaaaagctttttgtatTAGCTGCAGAGTAGCCTTTTGGGGAAGCTCCAGATAGAcggatgtttttttcttttctgggagACTTCTCTAGTTTCTATTATTGGAACACTGAGATgtgatttctgtgtgtgttCTCACAGCAGTTTAAAACCGTGGTCAGGTATCTTTCCAGCTGCTTCTTTGCACTTGCACTGCTGGTTATCAGGTGGGCTGACTAAATTCAGTACGCTACATTTTAGTTGGAAGACCTGTACCAGCAAAATTTGGGCAGTTTTTTTCGCTCGGTTAGTGAGTGAATCAAGACCTTACAAGCAGTGACCCCATATGAGGAAGTATGTGAAACCATGGTGAAGAAGAGCCCCCTCCTCCGGGGAAGATGGGGGAGAAAAACCTTTCTCTTTTGGCGAAGTGTTAGTTCGGTTTAGTAATTTTGTGTAACTTCATCCTGAATTGGTTGCCACAGTTGTCATTGTCCTCAGATGGTGTTGTCTACCCCATGTACTGGGATTGGTCTCATGCTTCTTGTTTGCACTCTAATAGGTGCTTGATGGCAAGGAAGACCTTGAGAAGCAACATCGAGACAGCATTAAACAACTGAACAGTGTTGTAGAGCGACAAGAAAAGGATCTTGCTAAACTTCAGGCAGAAGTGGAAGACCTTGAAGAACGGAACAGAAGTGTCCAGGCAGCACTTGACAGTGCATACAAGTAAGCAGATATTTGTGTGCCTATCTTCAACCATACATTCAGCTTCTGTGTCTATTTCTTGTGCAATGCTTGTGAAATGTTAACATATAACAAAGTTATTTGCAAAGTCACTATTGGCATTGTATAAACTGTAAAAAGcattgctggggtttttttgttgtttttttttcccccagggaACTTGCAGATCTTCATAAAGCTAATGCTACAAAGGACAGTGAGGCACAAGAAGCAGCCCTAAGTCGGGAAATGAAGGCGAAGGAAGAGCTTGGGTTAGCTCTGGAGAAGGCCCAGGATGAGGCACGACAGCAACAAGAAGCTTTGGCAATTCAAGTGGGTCTTAAATGCAGTGAATAAAACTTTTACATTGAAAAAGGGAATGTACTCCAATGGTGTGTGCATCTGGCATAATGGACCAGGTGCAATTTAAGGTGGAACTCATTTTTGTGTACTTAGCAAATATgcaatggatttattttctatgaaCTTGTTCAGTCTTCAGTGGTAGTTGTACTAggctttaaaattttaattttattaaaaaatacttttaattt of the Ciconia boyciana chromosome 11, ASM3463844v1, whole genome shotgun sequence genome contains:
- the TMF1 gene encoding TATA element modulatory factor isoform X2 codes for the protein MSWFNASQLSSFAKQALSQAQKSIDRVLDIQAEESPWHDAVIPDYGDGTNSLISGGWDASSWGLSSNTEPQNQPISPTAITKPVRRTVVDESENFFSAFLSPTDVQSIQKSPVVSKPPAKSQRPKEEVKSTLKESQHPSQLEAPVTTEAEVKDSSVAGLVDLKNLDIPEEKLEENSVLKSNTKPEESTNEVTDKKVSDLNLEVPEDALNEKSSVGGDGTGGASGSTSQPLNAGTKDMGLETKERKTEDRQSNTPSPPISTFSSGTSTTSDIEVLDHESVISESSVSSRQEAADSKSSLHLMQTSFQLLSTSACADYNRLDDFQKMTESCCSSDAFERIDSFSVQSLDSRSVSEINSDDELSGRASASASVAVSPSAPKTETVDALKNKSENLNDTPVLHAEEAEMEESGRSATPVNSEQPDVLVATVQTVEEQIVKEETEPRQDAVEKLLEEDTEKQELKKEVKTVKEELATRLNTNETAELLKEKEEQIKGLMEEGEKLSKQQLHNSNIIKKLRAKEKERENTNTKQNKKIKELEEELQHLKQVLDGKEDLEKQHRDSIKQLNSVVERQEKDLAKLQAEVEDLEERNRSVQAALDSAYKELADLHKANATKDSEAQEAALSREMKAKEELGLALEKAQDEARQQQEALAIQVADLRLALQRAEQQAARKEDYLRQEIGELQQRLQEAESRNQELSQSVTSATRPLLRQIENLQATLGAQTSAWEKLEKNLSDRLGESQTLLAAAAERERAATEELLSNKIQMSSTESQNSLLRQENTRLQAQLEVERNRLKKMENENSRYEVELEGLKDEYAKTLEDAKKEKTLLATQLEMEKMKVEQERKKAIFVQEAAKEKDRKSFTVETVSSTPTMSRSSSISGVDMAGLQTSFLSQDDPHDHSFGPIATSGSNLYDAIRMGAGSSIIENLQSQLKLREGEISHLQLEIGNLEKTRSIMAEELVKLTNQNDELEEKVKEIPKLRAQLKDLDQRYNTILQMYGEKAEEAEELRLDLEDVKSMYKTQIDELLKQRQN
- the TMF1 gene encoding TATA element modulatory factor isoform X1; amino-acid sequence: MSWFNASQLSSFAKQALSQAQKSIDRVLDIQAEESPWHDAVIPDYGDGTNSLISGGWDASSWGLSSNTEPQNQPISPTAITKPVRRTVVDESENFFSAFLSPTDVQSIQKSPVVSKPPAKSQRPKEEVKSTLKESQHPSQLEAPVTTEAEVKDSSVAGLVDLKNLDIPEEKLEENSVLKSNTKPEESTNEVTDKKVSDLNLEVPEDALNEKSSVGGDGTGGASGSTSQPLNAGTKDMGLETKERKTEDRQSNTPSPPISTFSSGTSTTSDIEVLDHESVISESSVSSRQEAADSKSSLHLMQTSFQLLSTSACADYNRLDDFQKMTESCCSSDAFERIDSFSVQSLDSRSVSEINSDDELSGRASASASVAVSPSAPKTETVDALKNKSENLNDTPVLHAEEAEMEESGRSATPVNSEQPDVLVATVQTVEEQIVKEETEPRQDAVEKLLEEDTEKQELKKMIDSLTEKLEKREIQLLSTSKEKARLEEAYDNLKDEMIRMKEESSSLSSLKEEFAQRIADAEKKLQLACKERDAAKKEVKTVKEELATRLNTNETAELLKEKEEQIKGLMEEGEKLSKQQLHNSNIIKKLRAKEKERENTNTKQNKKIKELEEELQHLKQVLDGKEDLEKQHRDSIKQLNSVVERQEKDLAKLQAEVEDLEERNRSVQAALDSAYKELADLHKANATKDSEAQEAALSREMKAKEELGLALEKAQDEARQQQEALAIQVADLRLALQRAEQQAARKEDYLRQEIGELQQRLQEAESRNQELSQSVTSATRPLLRQIENLQATLGAQTSAWEKLEKNLSDRLGESQTLLAAAAERERAATEELLSNKIQMSSTESQNSLLRQENTRLQAQLEVERNRLKKMENENSRYEVELEGLKDEYAKTLEDAKKEKTLLATQLEMEKMKVEQERKKAIFVQEAAKEKDRKSFTVETVSSTPTMSRSSSISGVDMAGLQTSFLSQDDPHDHSFGPIATSGSNLYDAIRMGAGSSIIENLQSQLKLREGEISHLQLEIGNLEKTRSIMAEELVKLTNQNDELEEKVKEIPKLRAQLKDLDQRYNTILQMYGEKAEEAEELRLDLEDVKSMYKTQIDELLKQRQN